A single genomic interval of Syntrophaceae bacterium harbors:
- a CDS encoding type IV pilus twitching motility protein PilT, with translation MARIDDLFALQHDRGASDLHLFAGSPPALRVRGDMEKIADEPLDDEELREMLFEILTPSQRKEIEETGDLDFGYEVEGLARYRCNYFKQKNGIGAVFREIPSTVLTIDQLGLPQVLKQLAMLPRGLVLLTGPTGSGKSTTLAAIIEHANANRKCHIVTIEDPIEFVHHPKQCIINHREVETHTQSFAKALRAALREDPDIILVGEMRDLETTMLAIEAANTGHLVLSTMHTMGATRTIDRIVDMFPADQQSQIRTSLSESLKGVMSQALFKRMDKPGRIAALEILLVTPAAANLIREQKTYQLMTVIQTGRRMGMISLDDSIADLLQRRLISPEEAFEKAVEKERFAKLLKAPPPEF, from the coding sequence ATGGCAAGAATCGACGACCTGTTCGCCCTGCAGCACGACCGGGGCGCCTCCGACCTTCATCTCTTCGCCGGCTCGCCCCCGGCGCTGCGCGTCCGCGGCGACATGGAAAAGATCGCCGACGAGCCCCTCGACGACGAGGAGCTGCGCGAGATGCTCTTCGAGATCCTCACCCCCAGCCAGCGCAAGGAGATCGAGGAGACGGGCGACCTGGACTTCGGCTACGAGGTCGAAGGGCTCGCCCGCTACCGCTGCAACTACTTCAAGCAGAAAAACGGCATCGGCGCCGTGTTCCGCGAAATCCCCTCCACGGTCCTCACCATCGACCAGCTGGGCCTGCCGCAGGTGCTCAAGCAGCTGGCCATGCTGCCGCGCGGCCTCGTGCTCCTGACGGGCCCCACGGGCAGCGGCAAGTCGACGACGCTGGCGGCCATCATCGAGCACGCCAACGCGAACCGCAAGTGCCACATCGTCACGATCGAGGACCCCATCGAGTTCGTGCATCACCCCAAGCAGTGCATCATCAACCACCGCGAGGTGGAGACGCACACGCAGTCCTTCGCCAAGGCGCTGAGGGCCGCCCTGCGCGAGGACCCGGACATCATCCTCGTCGGCGAAATGCGCGACCTGGAGACGACGATGCTCGCCATCGAGGCGGCCAACACGGGCCACCTGGTCCTCTCGACCATGCACACCATGGGTGCCACGCGTACGATCGACCGCATCGTCGACATGTTCCCCGCGGACCAGCAGTCCCAGATCCGGACCTCGCTGTCGGAGTCGCTCAAGGGGGTCATGTCGCAGGCCCTCTTCAAGCGCATGGACAAGCCGGGCCGGATCGCGGCCCTCGAGATCCTCCTGGTGACGCCCGCGGCGGCGAACCTGATCCGCGAGCAGAAGACCTACCAGCTCATGACGGTCATCCAGACCGGAAGGCGGATGGGGATGATCTCGCTCGACGACTCCATCGCCGACCTGCTGCAGCGGCGCCTGATCAGCCCCGAGGAAGCCTTCGAGAAGGCCGTGGAGAAGGAACGCTTTGCCAAGCTCCTCAAGGCTCCCCCTCCGGAGTTCTGA
- a CDS encoding permease: MMELIMAGLLALEDYVATHVLTCLVPAFMLAGAMVAFINQEAILNYLGEKANKVKSFSLAGVASFFVAACSCTVIPVSAGLYYSGAAIGVAFIVLWVAPSANILSLVYTGNILGGEIVVARVAASLAMAFVVGWVMTLAFRNEVREEIAAEGTREKGEIVSRRHVILLVLIVVSLLAPNYIGQTGPYWQKVIIWGIATVILFAYALKMFSRDEIKSWLRETWWFVRIILPLLLAGVFAVGIIGKLLPEEWIRQWLGGNGVLASFIATMIGAISYFATMTEAPFVDTLMKLGMGKGPALALLLTGPGLSLPNWIAIARVFGLKKSVVYVITIVILGTLVGWFFGNYIL; this comes from the coding sequence CTGATGGAATTGATCATGGCAGGTCTTCTCGCCCTGGAAGACTATGTCGCAACGCACGTGCTGACCTGCCTCGTGCCGGCCTTCATGCTGGCGGGCGCCATGGTGGCCTTCATCAACCAGGAGGCGATCCTGAATTACCTGGGCGAAAAGGCCAACAAGGTGAAATCCTTTTCGCTGGCCGGCGTGGCCAGCTTCTTCGTGGCCGCATGCTCCTGCACGGTCATCCCCGTTTCGGCGGGTTTGTATTACAGCGGGGCCGCCATCGGCGTGGCCTTCATCGTGCTCTGGGTCGCCCCCTCGGCCAACATCCTCTCGCTGGTGTACACGGGAAACATCCTGGGGGGTGAGATCGTCGTGGCGCGCGTGGCGGCATCCCTGGCGATGGCCTTTGTCGTCGGTTGGGTGATGACGCTGGCCTTCCGCAACGAGGTGCGCGAGGAGATCGCCGCGGAAGGGACCCGGGAGAAGGGGGAGATCGTCTCCCGGAGGCACGTGATCCTTCTTGTTCTCATCGTCGTTTCACTGCTTGCCCCGAACTATATCGGTCAGACCGGACCCTACTGGCAAAAGGTGATCATCTGGGGCATCGCAACCGTCATCCTGTTCGCCTACGCGCTCAAGATGTTCTCGAGAGACGAGATCAAGAGCTGGCTGCGGGAGACCTGGTGGTTTGTCCGGATCATCCTGCCGCTGCTCCTGGCCGGCGTTTTCGCCGTCGGTATCATCGGGAAGCTGCTGCCGGAAGAATGGATTCGCCAATGGCTGGGCGGCAACGGGGTTTTGGCCTCTTTCATCGCCACGATGATCGGCGCAATCAGCTATTTCGCCACCATGACGGAGGCCCCCTTCGTGGACACGCTGATGAAGCTCGGCATGGGGAAGGGGCCGGCGCTGGCGCTCCTGCTCACGGGGCCGGGCCTGAGCCTCCCGAACTGGATCGCCATCGCGCGGGTCTTCGGCCTCAAGAAGTCCGTCGTCTACGTCATCACGATCGTCATCCTCGGGACCCTTGTCGGATGGTTCTTTGGAAACTACATTCTCTAG
- a CDS encoding tetratricopeptide repeat protein, giving the protein MTEQTNTEQYERMAQLYMKEKRYPEAIAVYRQLIRMKPDMDSFVLCLAWALKDNGEVEEAVAQFEKLFQKELSRKLFTGFAFDELVRLFREAGQYDRLVEVCERAVAAQKKDVHLRHTLGDAYLRAGRHADALGIFEKLAAEEPDSSVFHASVGGALIAAGRFDEAEAAYSRAIENDFPGKEGMFLNKMGHAYMLAGAYGRAESAFRRAAAASGEEPLYRCDLGDALVMLGRLEEAFEAYGEAVGVNPDFEGTYYFRLGNRLMKEHRAPEAAEAFRRAGATDPANAFYKLSLAEALSASGRTDEARRILEALRTPEGEP; this is encoded by the coding sequence ATGACCGAACAGACCAATACCGAGCAGTACGAGCGCATGGCGCAGCTCTACATGAAGGAGAAGCGATACCCGGAGGCGATCGCCGTCTACCGGCAGCTCATCCGCATGAAGCCCGACATGGACTCCTTCGTCCTGTGCCTGGCCTGGGCCCTCAAGGACAACGGCGAAGTCGAGGAGGCGGTGGCCCAGTTCGAAAAGCTATTCCAGAAGGAGCTGTCCAGAAAGCTCTTCACGGGGTTTGCCTTCGATGAGCTCGTTCGCCTCTTCCGGGAGGCGGGGCAGTACGACCGTCTCGTCGAGGTCTGCGAGCGGGCCGTGGCCGCCCAGAAGAAGGACGTCCACCTGCGCCACACTTTGGGTGATGCCTACCTGCGCGCAGGCCGACATGCCGACGCCCTCGGGATCTTCGAAAAGCTGGCAGCCGAGGAGCCCGACTCGTCGGTCTTTCACGCCTCCGTCGGCGGGGCGCTGATCGCCGCCGGACGCTTCGACGAGGCGGAGGCGGCCTACAGCCGGGCCATCGAAAACGATTTCCCGGGCAAGGAGGGGATGTTTCTCAACAAGATGGGGCACGCCTACATGCTGGCAGGCGCTTACGGCAGGGCCGAGAGCGCGTTTCGCCGGGCCGCGGCGGCCTCCGGCGAAGAGCCGCTCTACCGGTGCGACCTGGGCGATGCCCTCGTGATGCTCGGGCGGCTGGAAGAGGCCTTCGAGGCCTACGGGGAGGCCGTCGGCGTCAACCCCGACTTCGAGGGGACCTACTACTTCCGGCTGGGCAACAGGCTGATGAAAGAGCACCGCGCCCCCGAAGCGGCCGAGGCGTTCCGCCGGGCGGGCGCGACGGACCCTGCCAATGCCTTCTACAAGCTTTCGCTTGCGGAGGCCCTGAGCGCCAGCGGGCGGACGGACGAGGCGAGGAGAATCCTCGAGGCCCTCAGAACTCCGGAGGGGGAGCCTTGA
- a CDS encoding thioredoxin family protein, whose amino-acid sequence MKIQVAGPGCARCDATEKNVLEACRQLGLDAEVTHVRDMLQIAKLGVRMTPAVVVDGKVVVAGKIPSVDDLKQLLSGVQ is encoded by the coding sequence ATGAAAATCCAGGTCGCCGGCCCGGGCTGCGCCCGTTGTGATGCCACGGAGAAAAACGTTCTCGAGGCATGCAGACAGCTGGGTCTCGACGCCGAGGTCACCCACGTCCGCGACATGCTCCAGATCGCCAAGCTCGGCGTCAGGATGACCCCGGCCGTCGTGGTGGACGGGAAAGTGGTCGTCGCAGGGAAGATCCCGTCGGTGGACGACCTCAAGCAGCTTCTTTCCGGCGTGCAATGA
- a CDS encoding winged helix-turn-helix transcriptional regulator, whose product MKDFIRVMKALSDPNRVKVVKMLQHKEMCVCEMQEALGIAQPTVSKHLKILEDAGLVQSRKDGLWVNYRLVDGEANPYAAEMLSMMGRWLGDDREIRQLLRQLPEIRREEVRKKPAVTGGKAHGKV is encoded by the coding sequence ATGAAGGATTTCATCCGGGTCATGAAGGCCCTGTCGGACCCGAACCGGGTCAAGGTGGTCAAGATGCTCCAGCACAAGGAGATGTGCGTCTGCGAGATGCAGGAGGCCCTGGGCATCGCCCAGCCGACGGTCTCCAAGCATTTGAAAATCCTCGAGGATGCGGGGCTCGTGCAGTCGAGGAAAGACGGGCTCTGGGTGAATTACCGGCTGGTTGACGGTGAGGCCAACCCCTATGCCGCCGAGATGCTCAGCATGATGGGAAGATGGCTCGGCGACGACCGCGAAATCCGGCAGCTCCTCCGCCAGCTTCCCGAAATCCGACGCGAGGAAGTGAGAAAGAAGCCGGCCGTAACGGGCGGAAAGGCCCACGGCAAGGTGTAA